ACATGCCGTGCCATAGGGCATGGGCCACAGGGCATATTTACGTCCCCAGTTCACCAAGTCTTCCAGCTTGGTTGTAATCACGTTATCTTCAAAAAATCTCATATCGTTTATCGCTAATCGTCTATCGCTAATCGAAAGAGCAAAAAAAGACTCTTGCGAACTGCGATAAGCGATTCACGATCAGCGAATTATTTCCATTCCAGCGCACCTTTGCGCCAGATGTACGCCAAACCAACAACTAAAATAACCACAAAGATAGCCATTTCAACGAACATAAAAGTTCCCATGCCACCTTTAATAGAATCTTTATATAAAATAGCCCAAGGGAACATAAAAACGGTTTCTATGTCGAACAAAATAAACAACATGGCCACATTAGAAAATTTAATATCAAGCTGTTCACGTGCCGAGCCGATAGGATTTAATCCGCATTCGTAAGAAGATAATTTTGCCGCCGAGGCTTTTCTTTTTTTAGGGCCAATAACAGCCGAGAGCGTTAAGAAGAGTGCCGAAAATCCGATACCAACTAAAAGAACAATCAATATGGGAAAGTAAGGATGATCCATGAAAGTGCGTGCATCTTAACAGAATTATTAACAAAAGCTAAAAGTTTTTTCGAAAAATGCGTGCCGTATTTACATTTAAGTTATATAAATGACAAGAAATAACTATGATACGTTCATTAGGACT
This genomic window from bacterium contains:
- the ndhC gene encoding NADH-quinone oxidoreductase subunit A; this translates as MDHPYFPILIVLLVGIGFSALFLTLSAVIGPKKRKASAAKLSSYECGLNPIGSAREQLDIKFSNVAMLFILFDIETVFMFPWAILYKDSIKGGMGTFMFVEMAIFVVILVVGLAYIWRKGALEWK